The region CGCCGTCCGATGATAGCAGACCAGAGAGCGACGAGGTTGGCCGCGCGAAGGTCACCCCCCTGTCACCGATTGGTCCTTGAACCGACCCCGGAATCCCCGCTAGCCTCAGGGCTCTTGCCACGCCAGGAGTCGGTTGACCCGCTCGGCGGCCCCGGGCTTCGAGACCTCCCTGACCACCCCAGCTACGGGAGAAAAAACGCCCCATGACGACCCAGAAACCGGCCATCCTCGTGCTCTGCACCGGCAACTCGGCCCGCAGCCAGATGGCCCAGTGCTACTTCGATCGCGAGCTCGGTGAGCGCTTCCAAGTCCACAGCGCCGGTACCGAGCCCGGCGAGCGCATCCACCCGATGACCGTCGAGGTGTTGGCGGAAGCCGGTTTCGACGTCTCCAAGCGCCGGCCCCAGGGCTACCGCGACTTTCTCGGTACGCTGCCGGTTCACACCCTGGTGCTGGTGTGCGATGGCGCCGCCAAGTCCTGTCCGTCGGTCTGGCCGGGGGTTCATGAGCGCTTGATCTGGCCCTTCGAGGATCCGGCGGCCTTCGTCGGCAGCGCCGACGAAACGCGGGCCAAGTTCCGGGAAGTGCGCGACCTGATCGCCGAGCGCGTTGCCGAGTATGCGCGCGCGCAGTCGCTCTGACGCGGCCCGCTAGCAGGCTGCTGAAAAAGTCCGCTTCGCGATATTTCCAACGCTGCTAGCTGTCTGTTTCAGGGGGGCTAAAAGGCGCCCCCCTCAAGCCAACGCACATGTCGTTGGCTCTCACCCCTGGCCGGGCGCCCCCGACCTCGGCGCCTTCGGCGCCGCCTCGCCCTTTGGGCTCGGAGACCGTCTGCTGGAGTAGCAGACGGTGCCTACTGCCGGCAGGCGGCCCCGTCCTCGGCCCAATCCAGGGCGGCCCTTCAAGCCTCTGCCGCCGCCGGGCCGGGGGCGCCCAGCCCTCTCGGGCCCGGTCGCAGGTTGCCGACGAGTTTTTCAGCGCTGCTAGCTGTTTTTTCCGAGAGGGGCTACGCGCCCCTGACTGCGCGTCCCACTCCGGCCCAAGAAGCGCGGTTTTTGGGCCTCCTCTCCCGTCGCGGGGGCCGTGGCGCCGCCCGGGCCGCGCGGGGCCCCGCGCCCCGGTGCGGGGGGTTTTTGTGCAAACAGCGCGCCCCCCC is a window of Acidobacteriota bacterium DNA encoding:
- a CDS encoding arsenate reductase ArsC, coding for MTTQKPAILVLCTGNSARSQMAQCYFDRELGERFQVHSAGTEPGERIHPMTVEVLAEAGFDVSKRRPQGYRDFLGTLPVHTLVLVCDGAAKSCPSVWPGVHERLIWPFEDPAAFVGSADETRAKFREVRDLIAERVAEYARAQSL